One stretch of Streptomyces sp. NBC_01142 DNA includes these proteins:
- a CDS encoding 3-hydroxybutyryl-CoA dehydrogenase — MADIARVGVVGCGQMGAGIAEVCARSGLEVKVAETTGEALEIGRTRLHNSLSKAAERGKITEEERDATLERLSFTTDLGEFADRDLVIEAVVENEHIKTEIFQVLDQVVTRPDAILASNTSSIPLVKLAVATSRPDQVIGIHFFNPAPVQKLVELIPALTTSEETIKRSEAMVQNVLDKHPIRAQDRSGFVVNALLIPYLLSAIRMFESGIASREDIDNGMELGCAHPMGPLKLADLIGLDTVASVADSMYAEFKEPLYAAPPLLQRMVDAGRLGRKTGSGFYPYS, encoded by the coding sequence ATGGCCGACATTGCACGCGTCGGAGTGGTGGGCTGTGGCCAGATGGGCGCAGGCATCGCGGAGGTGTGCGCCCGCAGCGGCCTCGAGGTGAAGGTCGCCGAGACCACGGGCGAGGCCCTGGAGATCGGTCGCACCCGACTGCACAACTCCCTCTCGAAGGCCGCCGAGCGCGGCAAGATCACCGAGGAGGAGCGCGACGCGACGCTCGAGCGGCTGAGCTTCACCACCGACCTGGGGGAGTTCGCCGACCGCGATCTCGTCATCGAGGCCGTCGTGGAGAACGAGCACATCAAGACGGAGATCTTCCAGGTCCTCGACCAGGTGGTGACCCGCCCGGACGCCATCCTCGCGTCCAACACCTCCTCCATCCCGCTGGTGAAGCTGGCCGTCGCGACCTCGCGCCCCGACCAGGTCATCGGCATCCACTTCTTCAACCCGGCGCCGGTCCAGAAGCTCGTCGAGCTCATCCCGGCGCTGACCACCTCCGAGGAGACGATCAAGCGCTCCGAGGCAATGGTGCAGAACGTGCTGGACAAGCACCCGATCCGCGCCCAGGACCGCTCGGGCTTCGTGGTGAACGCCCTGCTCATCCCGTATCTGCTCTCCGCGATCCGGATGTTCGAGTCGGGCATCGCCAGTCGCGAGGACATCGACAACGGCATGGAGCTGGGCTGCGCCCACCCGATGGGCCCGCTGAAGCTCGCCGACCTGATCGGCCTGGACACCGTCGCCTCGGTCGCGGACTCGATGTACGCGGAGTTCAAGGAGCCGCTGTACGCCGCTCCCCCGCTGCTCCAGCGGATGGTGGACGCGGGGCGGCTCGGCCGCAAGACGGGCTCCGGCTTCTACCCGTACTCCTGA
- a CDS encoding NUDIX hydrolase, protein MQWTKLSEQTVYENRWFRVNLADVELPDGRHLDHFLIRLRPVAVATAVNRANEVLMLWRHRFITNSWGWELAAGVVEDGEDIEAAAAREMEEETGWRPGRLQHLLTVEPSNGLTDARHHLYWSEDATYIGHPEDDFESSRREWIPLKLVPDMIARGEVPAANMAAGLLMLHHLRLG, encoded by the coding sequence GTGCAGTGGACGAAATTAAGCGAACAAACTGTGTATGAAAACCGCTGGTTCAGGGTCAACCTGGCTGATGTCGAACTCCCCGACGGCCGGCACCTGGACCACTTCCTCATCCGGCTCCGCCCGGTCGCCGTCGCGACAGCGGTCAACCGGGCCAACGAGGTGCTGATGCTCTGGCGGCACCGCTTCATCACCAACAGCTGGGGCTGGGAACTCGCCGCGGGCGTCGTCGAGGACGGTGAGGACATCGAGGCCGCGGCCGCCCGCGAGATGGAGGAGGAGACGGGCTGGCGCCCGGGCCGCCTCCAGCATCTGCTGACCGTCGAGCCGTCCAACGGACTCACCGACGCCCGTCACCATCTCTACTGGTCCGAGGACGCGACGTACATCGGTCATCCCGAGGACGACTTCGAGTCCTCGCGCCGCGAGTGGATACCGCTGAAGCTCGTCCCCGACATGATCGCCCGCGGTGAGGTCCCGGCCGCCAACATGGCGGCCGGGCTGCTCATGCTCCACCATCTGCGGCTGGGCTGA
- a CDS encoding transcriptional regulator has protein sequence MQPNTLLDALLDEAGISHAGLAARVNHAGRARGLSLRYEHTAVARWLKGQRPRGQVPDLICEVLAGRLHRTISLGDIGLGGPGESVMPLGSPLSGFVERATALWRSDEQQRPHIIEAPAVTGTPAVMPVWEWENPPEDSDVSRSGQTRVSMADIKMLRAARAHYELMYRKAGGIATRARVVGFLNAETAPLLRGGYSDALGRQLHRATGGLVAVAGICAYDSNAHGLAQRYFHQALRLAKASGDRGLGAYVIALLVNQSLFMAEHRQAVAFAEAALRAAGRQLTPALAADLYAMQAKAYAHLGDGSSALQCIRRAELEAERIRPGYEPDETGYVQPGLVNVQVAEALLSLGDLTAAREHADAAVDTPAHDRGRVHRLAMLSQIELRQGEVDRAAHTAAEMVERARGMESQRLRDRLRAVREHLVASGCTNANEAAELIDGALRVPL, from the coding sequence ATGCAGCCCAACACCCTGCTCGACGCCCTGCTCGACGAGGCGGGGATCTCCCACGCGGGCCTTGCCGCCCGCGTCAACCACGCGGGCCGGGCACGAGGCCTGTCGCTGCGGTACGAACACACGGCCGTGGCACGCTGGTTGAAGGGCCAGCGCCCGCGCGGCCAGGTGCCCGACCTGATCTGCGAAGTACTCGCCGGCCGACTGCACCGGACGATCTCGCTCGGCGACATCGGCCTCGGAGGGCCGGGGGAGTCGGTCATGCCGCTCGGCTCGCCGCTCTCCGGATTCGTGGAGCGCGCCACCGCGTTGTGGCGGTCCGACGAACAGCAGCGGCCGCACATCATCGAGGCACCCGCGGTCACCGGCACCCCCGCCGTCATGCCCGTATGGGAGTGGGAGAACCCTCCCGAGGACTCGGACGTCTCGCGCTCGGGACAGACGCGCGTCTCCATGGCCGACATCAAGATGCTGCGTGCCGCCCGGGCGCACTACGAGCTGATGTACCGAAAGGCGGGGGGCATCGCGACCCGCGCCCGCGTCGTCGGCTTTCTCAACGCCGAGACCGCGCCCCTGCTGCGCGGCGGCTACAGCGACGCGCTCGGCCGCCAACTGCACCGCGCGACGGGCGGTCTGGTGGCGGTCGCCGGGATCTGTGCGTACGACTCGAACGCGCACGGCCTCGCCCAGCGCTACTTCCATCAGGCGCTGCGACTGGCAAAGGCCAGCGGGGACCGGGGACTTGGCGCCTATGTCATCGCGCTGCTGGTCAACCAGTCGCTGTTCATGGCGGAGCACCGGCAGGCGGTGGCCTTCGCGGAGGCGGCACTGCGGGCCGCCGGCCGACAGCTCACCCCGGCGCTCGCCGCCGATCTGTATGCGATGCAGGCCAAGGCGTACGCCCATCTCGGCGACGGCAGCAGCGCCCTGCAGTGCATCCGGCGCGCGGAGTTGGAGGCGGAGCGGATCCGTCCGGGGTACGAGCCGGACGAGACCGGCTATGTCCAGCCCGGCCTGGTGAACGTCCAGGTGGCCGAGGCGCTGCTCAGCCTCGGTGATCTGACGGCGGCACGGGAGCACGCCGACGCGGCCGTCGACACACCGGCGCACGACAGAGGCCGGGTCCACCGGCTCGCCATGCTCAGCCAGATCGAGCTGCGCCAGGGTGAGGTGGACCGGGCGGCGCACACGGCTGCCGAGATGGTGGAGCGGGCGAGAGGGATGGAGTCGCAGCGGCTCAGAGACCGGCTGCGTGCGGTGCGCGAGCACCTCGTGGCGAGCGGATGCACCAATGCCAACGAGGCGGCCGAACTCATCGACGGGGCACTGCGCGTTCCCCTCTGA
- a CDS encoding PP2C family protein-serine/threonine phosphatase, which yields MIRIRSGSPFPASVWARSALADDSRVRRLLPLVLPAAWGAAALTWKIACPPVQPESLGQRVVTGVVFFTVGTGLVLGIRRGLHRELTKVREVAHAAQQVLLRPLPPRLDGLVLAANQLSVSPGAAVGGDLYEAVATPHGVRIVIGDVRGHGLAAIGSVAAVLGSFREAAYDEPELGGVLRRLDRAVQRHLRERARDEHPAAGGGEPDCPSSEEFVTVLLLEIGADGGVLALNCGHPWPYRMRQGAEPLACADPLPPLGLFPLPAELPLHRCARLLPGEALFLYTDGAADARDASGKFFALEAVLAKAALGSPVSPAAVIGTVHAELLRHTDGRLADDVALLVLRNDRSRMPAQSGETALRRTRSEPSHR from the coding sequence ATGATCCGTATCAGGTCTGGAAGTCCCTTTCCGGCCTCGGTGTGGGCGAGGTCCGCGCTCGCGGACGACTCACGGGTGCGGCGGCTGCTCCCGCTGGTGCTGCCCGCGGCATGGGGTGCCGCCGCGCTCACCTGGAAGATCGCCTGCCCGCCCGTCCAGCCGGAGAGCCTCGGCCAGCGGGTCGTCACCGGCGTGGTGTTCTTCACGGTCGGCACCGGTCTTGTCCTCGGCATCCGGCGGGGGCTGCACCGCGAGCTCACAAAGGTCCGTGAAGTCGCCCACGCCGCCCAGCAGGTGCTGCTGCGGCCGCTGCCGCCGCGCCTCGACGGGCTCGTCCTCGCCGCGAACCAGCTCTCCGTCAGCCCGGGCGCCGCCGTCGGCGGTGATCTGTACGAGGCCGTGGCCACCCCGCACGGGGTCCGCATCGTCATCGGGGATGTCCGCGGCCACGGTCTGGCCGCGATCGGGTCGGTCGCCGCGGTGCTGGGCAGCTTCCGGGAGGCCGCGTACGACGAACCCGAACTCGGCGGTGTACTACGGCGATTGGACCGGGCGGTCCAGCGGCATCTGCGGGAGCGGGCGCGGGACGAGCACCCGGCGGCCGGCGGGGGAGAGCCGGACTGCCCGTCGTCGGAGGAGTTCGTCACCGTACTGCTGCTGGAGATCGGGGCGGACGGCGGCGTACTGGCGCTCAACTGCGGGCACCCCTGGCCGTACCGGATGCGCCAGGGCGCTGAGCCGCTGGCCTGTGCCGATCCGCTGCCGCCGCTCGGCCTGTTTCCGCTCCCGGCGGAGCTGCCGCTGCACCGGTGTGCGCGACTGCTGCCCGGCGAGGCGCTGTTCCTGTACACAGACGGGGCGGCGGACGCCCGTGACGCGTCGGGGAAGTTCTTCGCGCTGGAGGCCGTGCTCGCCAAGGCTGCGCTCGGCTCGCCGGTCTCGCCCGCCGCCGTGATCGGCACGGTGCATGCGGAGTTGCTGCGGCACACCGACGGCCGGCTCGCCGACGATGTGGCGCTTCTTGTGCTGCGCAACGACCGCTCGCGGATGCCGGCGCAGTCGGGTGAGACCGCCCTGCGCCGTACCCGCTCGGAACCCTCCCATCGCTAG
- the pheT gene encoding phenylalanine--tRNA ligase subunit beta has translation MRVPLSWLREYVDLPATETGRDVQAKLIAAGLEVETVEPLGAGLKGPLVVGKVLTIEELTEFKKPIRFCTVDVGGANGTGEPQEIVCGARNFSVGDKVVVVLPGAVLPGDFAIAARKTYGRTSHGMICSGDELGMGESDALGGSGILVLPPEYEVGTDAIELLELVDEVLDIAVTPDRGYCLSMRGVARETAIAYGLPLRDPALLDVPAPNSYGYPVKVSDPMGCDRFTARTVVGLEPETRSPIWLQRRLQKAGMRPISLAVDVTNYVMLELGQPLHAYDRSRLDGPIGVRRAEPGEKLTTLDGAQRVLDAEDLVITDNRGPIGLAGVMGGANTEIADHDDAGATTEVVIEAAHFDAITIARTARRHKLSSEASKRFERGVDPQAAAAAAQRTVDLLVLLAGGTAEAGVTEAIAPSAPRTVSMPADHPDRVAGVAYGRETVVRRLQEIGCDVYGQDELVVTVPTWRPDLAEPNDLAEEVIRLEGYENLPSTMPTPPSGRGLTGRQRLHRRVGRALAGAGYVEAPNYPFIGEQIFDQLGLAADDNLRRVVRLVNPLSDEEPALRTTLLPGLLAALRRNDGRGSHDLALFETGLVFHPAEQTGVPAQLPVDRRPTDEEIAAFDAVLPVQPRHVATVLAGAREQAGWWGKGRPADWADAVESARAVAHEAGTELIVRQGQYGPWHPGRCAELAVLIDGEEQTVGYAGELHPRVVKALGLSARTCAMELDLDAVELASAGVLQAPRISAFPVATQDVALVVDERVPAAEVEKALTEGADELLESIRLFDVFTGAQIGDGKKSLAYALRFRAADRTLTVEEASAARDAAVALAAERTGAHLRGA, from the coding sequence ATGCGGGTCCCGCTTTCCTGGCTGCGGGAGTACGTCGACCTGCCGGCGACGGAGACCGGCCGTGACGTACAGGCCAAGCTCATTGCCGCCGGCCTCGAGGTCGAGACCGTCGAGCCGCTCGGCGCCGGCCTCAAGGGCCCCCTCGTCGTCGGCAAGGTGCTGACCATCGAGGAGCTGACGGAGTTCAAGAAGCCCATCCGCTTCTGCACCGTCGACGTCGGCGGGGCCAACGGCACCGGCGAGCCGCAGGAGATCGTCTGCGGCGCCCGCAACTTCTCCGTCGGCGACAAGGTCGTCGTGGTCCTGCCGGGTGCGGTCCTGCCCGGTGACTTCGCGATCGCCGCGCGCAAGACGTACGGCAGGACCTCGCACGGCATGATCTGCTCGGGCGACGAGCTGGGCATGGGCGAAAGCGATGCTCTTGGAGGCAGCGGCATCCTCGTGCTGCCCCCGGAGTACGAGGTCGGCACCGACGCCATCGAACTGCTCGAGCTCGTCGACGAGGTCCTCGACATCGCCGTCACGCCCGACCGCGGCTACTGCCTCTCGATGCGCGGCGTCGCCCGCGAGACCGCCATCGCGTACGGCCTGCCGCTGCGCGACCCGGCGCTGCTCGACGTCCCCGCCCCGAATTCCTACGGCTACCCGGTGAAGGTTTCCGACCCGATGGGCTGCGACCGCTTCACCGCGCGCACGGTCGTCGGTCTGGAGCCCGAGACACGCTCCCCGATCTGGCTGCAGCGCCGGCTGCAGAAGGCCGGGATGCGTCCCATCTCGCTCGCCGTCGACGTCACCAACTACGTGATGCTCGAGCTCGGGCAGCCGCTGCACGCCTACGACCGCTCCCGTCTCGACGGGCCGATCGGGGTGCGCCGCGCCGAGCCCGGCGAGAAGCTCACCACCCTCGACGGCGCCCAGCGTGTGCTGGACGCCGAGGACCTGGTGATCACCGACAACCGCGGGCCGATCGGCCTCGCGGGCGTCATGGGCGGCGCCAACACCGAGATCGCCGACCACGACGACGCCGGTGCCACCACCGAGGTCGTCATCGAGGCCGCGCACTTCGACGCGATCACGATCGCCCGCACCGCGCGCCGCCACAAGCTGTCCTCCGAGGCGTCCAAGCGCTTCGAGCGCGGCGTCGACCCGCAGGCCGCGGCGGCCGCCGCGCAGCGGACCGTCGACCTGCTGGTGCTGCTCGCCGGCGGCACCGCCGAGGCCGGCGTCACCGAGGCCATCGCGCCCTCCGCGCCCCGTACGGTCTCCATGCCCGCGGACCACCCGGACCGCGTCGCCGGCGTCGCCTACGGCCGCGAGACCGTCGTACGCCGTCTCCAGGAGATCGGCTGCGACGTCTACGGACAGGACGAACTGGTCGTCACCGTCCCGACCTGGCGTCCCGACCTGGCCGAGCCGAACGACCTCGCCGAAGAGGTCATCCGGCTCGAGGGGTACGAGAACCTCCCCTCGACGATGCCCACACCGCCGTCCGGCCGCGGTCTTACCGGCCGTCAGCGGCTGCACCGTCGCGTCGGCCGCGCGCTGGCCGGGGCGGGCTATGTCGAGGCGCCGAACTACCCGTTCATCGGCGAGCAGATCTTCGACCAGCTCGGCCTGGCCGCCGACGACAACCTGCGCCGCGTCGTCAGACTGGTCAACCCGCTCTCCGACGAGGAGCCCGCGCTCCGTACGACGCTGCTGCCCGGCCTGCTCGCCGCGCTGCGCCGCAACGACGGCCGCGGTAGCCACGACCTCGCGCTCTTCGAGACCGGGCTGGTCTTCCACCCGGCCGAGCAGACCGGGGTCCCGGCACAGCTGCCCGTCGACCGCCGTCCCACCGACGAGGAGATCGCCGCCTTCGACGCCGTACTGCCCGTGCAGCCGCGCCATGTCGCGACCGTGCTCGCCGGTGCGCGCGAGCAGGCAGGCTGGTGGGGCAAGGGCCGTCCGGCCGACTGGGCCGACGCGGTCGAGTCCGCCCGTGCGGTCGCCCACGAGGCAGGGACCGAACTGATCGTCCGCCAGGGCCAGTACGGGCCGTGGCACCCGGGCCGCTGCGCCGAGCTCGCCGTGCTGATCGACGGCGAGGAGCAGACCGTCGGGTACGCCGGCGAGCTGCACCCGCGCGTGGTGAAGGCACTGGGCCTGTCCGCGCGCACCTGCGCGATGGAGCTGGACCTGGACGCGGTCGAGCTGGCCTCGGCCGGCGTGCTGCAGGCACCGCGGATCTCCGCCTTCCCGGTGGCCACCCAGGACGTCGCGCTCGTCGTCGACGAGCGGGTACCGGCCGCGGAGGTCGAGAAGGCGCTGACCGAGGGTGCGGATGAACTGCTGGAGTCCATCCGGCTGTTCGACGTCTTCACCGGCGCGCAGATCGGCGACGGCAAGAAGTCGCTGGCGTACGCGCTGCGGTTCCGTGCCGCCGACCGCACACTGACGGTCGAGGAGGCCTCGGCCGCCCGTGACGCCGCCGTCGCGCTCGCCGCCGAGCGCACCGGCGCGCACCTGCGCGGAGCCTGA
- the pheS gene encoding phenylalanine--tRNA ligase subunit alpha codes for MSAPNKSYDPVEVEALKPEEIERMRDEALAAFAAAGDLDELAHAKVAHTGGTSPLALANREIGALPPQAKAEAGKRVGQARGAVSKALAARQAELEAERDARVLVEEAVDVTLPHDRVPAGARHPLTTLSERIEDIFVAMGYEVAEGPQAEAEWFNFDALNIGPDHPARGEHDTFFVEGPDGGSNSGVVLRTHTSPVQIRSLLDREPPVYVICPGRVYRTDELDATHTPVFHQVELLAVDEGLTMADLKGTLDHMVRALFGGEGMKTRLRPNFFPFTEPSAEMDMVCYVCRGESAGNPDKPCRTCSSEGWIELGGCGMVNPKVLIACGVDPQKYSGFAFGFGIERMLMFRHNVEDMRDMVEGDVRFTRPFGMEI; via the coding sequence ATGTCCGCACCCAATAAGTCGTACGACCCTGTTGAGGTCGAGGCACTGAAACCGGAAGAGATCGAGCGCATGCGGGACGAGGCGCTCGCCGCCTTCGCCGCCGCCGGCGACCTCGACGAGCTCGCCCACGCGAAGGTCGCGCACACCGGCGGCACGTCGCCGCTGGCGCTTGCCAACCGGGAGATCGGCGCGCTGCCACCGCAGGCCAAGGCCGAGGCCGGCAAGCGCGTGGGCCAGGCCCGCGGTGCCGTGAGCAAGGCCCTCGCCGCCCGCCAGGCCGAGCTGGAGGCCGAGCGTGACGCCCGGGTGCTCGTCGAGGAGGCAGTGGACGTCACGCTGCCCCACGACCGAGTCCCGGCCGGCGCCCGCCACCCGCTGACCACGCTCTCGGAGCGCATCGAGGACATCTTCGTGGCCATGGGCTACGAGGTGGCCGAGGGCCCCCAGGCCGAGGCCGAGTGGTTCAACTTCGACGCGCTCAACATCGGCCCGGACCACCCGGCCCGTGGCGAGCACGACACCTTCTTCGTCGAGGGCCCGGACGGCGGCAGCAACTCCGGTGTCGTACTGCGCACGCACACCTCGCCCGTACAGATCCGCTCGCTCCTCGACCGTGAGCCGCCGGTCTATGTGATCTGTCCCGGCCGCGTGTACCGCACCGACGAGCTGGATGCGACCCACACCCCGGTCTTCCACCAGGTCGAGCTGCTCGCCGTCGACGAGGGCCTGACCATGGCCGACCTCAAGGGCACCCTGGACCACATGGTCCGGGCGCTCTTCGGCGGCGAGGGCATGAAGACCCGGCTCCGCCCGAACTTCTTCCCCTTCACCGAGCCGTCCGCCGAGATGGACATGGTCTGCTACGTGTGCCGCGGCGAGTCCGCCGGCAACCCGGACAAGCCCTGCCGCACCTGCTCCAGCGAAGGCTGGATCGAGCTCGGCGGCTGCGGCATGGTCAACCCGAAGGTGCTCATCGCCTGCGGCGTCGACCCCCAGAAGTACAGCGGATTCGCCTTCGGGTTCGGCATCGAGCGGATGCTGATGTTCCGCCACAACGTCGAAGACATGCGAGACATGGTCGAGGGTGACGTCCGGTTCACCCGGCCGTTCGGGATGGAGATCTGA
- a CDS encoding ATP-binding protein, which translates to MAVGTSRPTETQGALLFHSCGPDVFGIDPDDLPDGLVVADETGRVICFNDAAVRITAVSKADALGLPLERALPLEDLKGRRWWTLTDPYGGLNTRVGQPERNLLLPGGREVLVSARYVRECPTGPIRRLVISLRGTEARRRTERSHAELIATVAHELRSPLTSVKGFTATLLAKWERFTDDQKRLMLETVDADANRVTRLIAELLDISRIDSGRLEVRRQPVDISAAVGRHIQAHIASGQSPDRFFVRIRRQLPDLWADPDKIDQVLGNLLENAVRHGEGTVTIEVAPASAKNDEKGTAVTVSDEGPGIPEESMGRVFTRFWRGSKRGGTGLGLYIVKGIVEAHGGTITVGRGPGGGAEFRFILPVGTPAHLK; encoded by the coding sequence ATGGCTGTCGGGACGAGCAGGCCCACGGAGACACAGGGGGCCCTCCTCTTTCATTCCTGCGGTCCGGACGTATTCGGGATCGACCCAGACGACCTCCCCGACGGCCTGGTCGTCGCCGACGAGACCGGCCGGGTGATCTGCTTCAACGACGCGGCCGTACGGATCACCGCCGTGTCCAAGGCCGACGCCCTCGGCCTGCCGCTGGAGCGCGCGCTGCCGCTGGAGGACCTCAAGGGCCGCCGCTGGTGGACCCTGACCGATCCGTACGGCGGACTCAACACCCGCGTCGGCCAGCCCGAGCGCAATCTGCTGCTGCCCGGCGGCCGCGAAGTCCTCGTCTCCGCCCGCTATGTACGCGAGTGCCCCACCGGGCCGATACGCCGCCTCGTGATCAGTCTGCGCGGCACCGAGGCCCGGCGCCGTACCGAACGCAGCCATGCCGAGCTGATAGCGACCGTCGCCCACGAACTGCGTTCCCCCCTCACCTCCGTCAAGGGCTTCACGGCGACGCTGCTCGCCAAGTGGGAGCGGTTCACCGACGACCAGAAGCGGCTGATGCTGGAGACCGTCGACGCCGACGCCAACCGCGTCACACGGCTGATCGCCGAGCTGCTCGACATCTCCCGCATCGACTCCGGCAGGCTCGAGGTGCGTCGCCAGCCTGTCGACATCTCGGCGGCCGTCGGACGCCACATCCAGGCGCACATAGCCAGCGGACAGTCCCCGGACCGGTTCTTCGTACGCATCCGGCGGCAGCTCCCCGATCTGTGGGCCGACCCGGACAAGATCGACCAGGTGCTCGGCAATCTGCTGGAAAATGCGGTGCGCCACGGCGAGGGAACCGTCACCATCGAGGTGGCGCCGGCATCGGCGAAGAACGACGAGAAGGGGACGGCGGTCACCGTGAGCGACGAAGGCCCCGGCATCCCCGAGGAGTCGATGGGCCGTGTCTTCACCCGCTTCTGGCGGGGGAGCAAGCGCGGCGGGACGGGCCTCGGCCTCTACATCGTCAAGGGCATCGTCGAGGCACACGGCGGGACGATCACCGTCGGCCGTGGACCCGGCGGCGGCGCCGAGTTCCGATTTATTCTGCCCGTCGGCACCCCGGCCCACCTGAAATAA
- a CDS encoding RNA methyltransferase, which produces MGTPELISPRSPRVIAARRLAKRAFRGKERLFIAEGPQAVREAVAHRGHSGEATLVELFTTVEAAQRYADIVDAARGIGARVHHASDAVLAEVSQTVTPQGLVGVCRFLDSPFEDILAARPKLVAVLAHVRDPGNAGTVLRCADAAGADAVVLTDASVDLYNPKSVRASVGSHFHLPVAVGVPVEQAVRGLRDAGVRVLAADGAGEDDLDDELDAGTMGGPTAWIFGNEAWGLPEETRALADAVVRVPIHGKAESLNLATAAAVCLYASARAQRAGRAR; this is translated from the coding sequence ATGGGCACCCCTGAGCTGATCTCCCCGCGTTCCCCGCGCGTCATCGCCGCCCGGCGGCTCGCCAAGCGCGCCTTCCGCGGCAAGGAGCGCCTGTTCATCGCCGAGGGCCCGCAGGCCGTGCGCGAGGCCGTGGCCCACCGCGGCCACAGCGGCGAAGCCACCCTGGTCGAGCTCTTCACCACCGTCGAGGCCGCCCAGCGGTACGCGGACATCGTCGACGCCGCCCGCGGTATCGGCGCCCGGGTGCACCACGCCTCCGACGCGGTGCTTGCCGAGGTCTCCCAGACCGTCACGCCGCAGGGCCTGGTCGGCGTCTGCCGCTTCCTCGACTCGCCCTTCGAGGACATCCTGGCGGCCCGGCCCAAGCTCGTCGCCGTCCTCGCGCACGTACGCGACCCCGGGAACGCGGGCACCGTGCTGCGCTGCGCCGACGCCGCGGGCGCCGACGCCGTCGTCCTCACCGACGCCTCCGTCGACCTCTACAACCCCAAGTCCGTACGGGCGTCGGTCGGTTCGCACTTCCACCTCCCGGTCGCCGTCGGCGTCCCCGTCGAGCAGGCCGTGCGGGGGCTGCGCGACGCCGGAGTCCGCGTGCTGGCAGCCGACGGCGCGGGCGAGGACGACCTGGACGACGAACTCGACGCGGGCACCATGGGCGGCCCCACCGCCTGGATCTTCGGCAACGAGGCCTGGGGCCTGCCCGAGGAGACCCGTGCGCTCGCGGACGCCGTCGTACGCGTCCCGATCCACGGAAAGGCCGAAAGTCTGAACCTCGCGACGGCCGCCGCCGTATGTCTCTATGCCTCCGCGCGCGCCCAGCGCGCGGGCCGTGCCCGCTGA
- the rplT gene encoding 50S ribosomal protein L20 yields MARVKRAVNAHKKRRAILEAASGYRGQRSRLYRKAKEQVTHSLVYNYNDRKKRKGDFRQLWIQRINAAARQNGMTYNRLIQGLKAANIEVDRKILAELAVNDANAFAALVEVAQKALPSDVNAPKAAA; encoded by the coding sequence GTGGCACGCGTCAAGCGGGCAGTCAACGCCCACAAGAAGCGCCGGGCGATCCTCGAGGCCGCCAGCGGTTACCGCGGTCAGCGTTCGCGCCTGTACCGCAAGGCCAAGGAGCAGGTCACCCACTCCCTGGTCTACAACTACAACGACCGCAAGAAGCGCAAGGGCGACTTCCGTCAGCTGTGGATCCAGCGCATCAACGCCGCTGCACGCCAGAACGGCATGACGTACAACCGCCTCATCCAGGGTCTGAAGGCCGCCAACATCGAGGTGGACCGCAAGATCCTGGCCGAGCTCGCGGTCAACGACGCCAACGCGTTCGCCGCGCTCGTCGAGGTTGCCCAGAAGGCGCTTCCGAGCGACGTCAACGCCCCGAAGGCCGCTGCCTGA
- the rpmI gene encoding 50S ribosomal protein L35, translating into MPKNKTHSGAKKRFKITGSGKVLRERAGKRHLLEHKSSKLTRRLTGNAEMAPGDSKTIKKLLGK; encoded by the coding sequence ATGCCGAAGAACAAGACGCACAGCGGTGCCAAGAAGCGCTTCAAGATCACCGGCTCCGGCAAGGTGCTCCGTGAGCGTGCCGGCAAGCGCCACCTGCTCGAGCACAAGTCGTCCAAGCTGACGCGTCGCCTCACCGGCAACGCCGAGATGGCCCCGGGTGACTCGAAGACCATCAAGAAGCTTCTCGGCAAGTGA